One Streptomyces sp. NBC_01217 genomic region harbors:
- a CDS encoding lysine N(6)-hydroxylase/L-ornithine N(5)-oxygenase family protein, with translation MGHREVELLAIGAGPANLALAIALEELAPELARNALVIEREKDVVWQRGMLLPDVLSQVSFIKDLVTMRNPQSRFSFINFLHSQGRLDAFVNLGSFVPYRSEISEYLQWVADSLAMVRVEYGRECTAVEETAGTDGSVTGWLVRLANGDTIGCRYLVIGTGRDARVPEAFASLPAERVIHSTQYMQRIGEVRADLPHRVAVIGGAQSAAELFGAALRDLPECKPTMIMRSIGLNGYESSKFTNELFYNSFVDEFHNAAPEARHQLLGEMHRANYGGLAPATLDSLYRQFYQDRHSGRARLSMHTMTDVTATRMDGEEVVLTLNDRKTGSAWELRADLVLLGTGFVRGMPRTVTALAEALSLDQIEVTRNYRLELGRPASAACYLQGVNEATHGIADSLLSVLAARAGEVTHDILAHRAQHKFIPAPRRELSTADAA, from the coding sequence ATGGGACATCGCGAAGTTGAACTGCTCGCCATTGGCGCAGGACCGGCGAATCTCGCACTGGCGATCGCGTTGGAGGAGCTCGCCCCGGAACTGGCGCGTAATGCGCTGGTGATCGAGCGCGAAAAGGACGTGGTCTGGCAGCGGGGCATGCTCCTTCCCGATGTGCTCAGCCAGGTCTCCTTCATCAAGGACCTGGTCACGATGCGCAACCCGCAGAGCCGGTTCTCCTTCATCAACTTCCTGCACTCCCAGGGCCGTCTCGACGCGTTCGTGAACCTGGGCAGCTTCGTGCCGTACCGCAGTGAGATATCCGAGTACCTGCAGTGGGTTGCCGACTCACTCGCCATGGTCCGCGTCGAGTACGGTCGCGAGTGCACGGCGGTCGAGGAGACGGCCGGCACCGACGGCTCTGTCACCGGGTGGCTGGTCCGGCTGGCGAATGGTGACACCATCGGCTGCCGGTATCTCGTGATCGGCACGGGCCGGGACGCCCGCGTCCCCGAGGCGTTCGCGTCCCTTCCGGCCGAGCGAGTCATCCACAGCACCCAGTACATGCAGCGGATCGGCGAGGTACGGGCGGATCTGCCGCACCGGGTGGCGGTCATAGGCGGAGCGCAGAGCGCGGCCGAGCTGTTCGGCGCCGCACTGCGCGACCTTCCCGAGTGCAAGCCGACCATGATCATGCGCTCCATCGGTCTGAACGGCTATGAGAGCAGCAAGTTCACCAACGAGTTGTTCTACAACTCCTTCGTCGACGAGTTCCACAACGCCGCGCCCGAGGCCCGCCATCAGCTGCTCGGGGAGATGCACCGCGCCAACTACGGCGGTCTGGCACCCGCCACCCTCGATTCGCTGTACCGGCAGTTCTACCAGGACCGGCACAGCGGCCGGGCCCGGCTCTCGATGCACACGATGACCGATGTGACCGCCACCCGTATGGACGGCGAAGAGGTCGTTCTCACCCTCAACGACCGTAAGACCGGCAGTGCGTGGGAGCTGCGTGCAGACCTGGTCCTGCTCGGTACGGGGTTCGTGCGCGGCATGCCGCGCACGGTCACCGCGCTGGCGGAGGCACTGAGCCTCGACCAGATCGAGGTCACCCGCAACTACCGCCTGGAGCTGGGACGGCCCGCCTCCGCCGCCTGCTATCTGCAGGGCGTCAACGAGGCCACGCACGGCATCGCCGACTCGCTGCTGAGTGTGCTCGCAGCCCGGGCCGGCGAGGTCACCCACGACATCCTCGCCCACCGGGCGCAGCACAAGTTCATCCCTGCCCCGCGCCGCGAACTCAGCACGGCCGATGCGGCCTGA
- a CDS encoding cupin domain-containing protein — protein MLIKHLDRAGLRHENGLDAQRLLPWPELNAPFEGSWCVIRPGTASTPHSHHEYEIFIAVRGEAVLESRGERVPFEAGDIVHFPPHHEHRVVNESGSDFEMYSIWWDAEMGERFATRHGHAQQTQEV, from the coding sequence ATGCTCATCAAGCATCTTGACCGTGCGGGCCTGCGCCACGAGAACGGCCTGGACGCACAACGGCTACTGCCGTGGCCCGAGCTGAACGCCCCGTTCGAGGGCTCTTGGTGTGTGATCCGGCCGGGCACCGCGTCCACCCCGCACAGTCACCACGAGTACGAGATCTTCATCGCGGTGCGCGGTGAGGCGGTGCTGGAGTCGCGTGGCGAGCGCGTGCCGTTCGAGGCCGGGGACATCGTGCACTTCCCGCCGCACCACGAACACCGGGTCGTCAACGAGTCCGGCTCCGACTTCGAGATGTACAGCATCTGGTGGGACGCCGAAATGGGTGAGCGGTTCGCCACCCGGCACGGTCACGCTCAGCAGACCCAGGAGGTGTGA
- a CDS encoding class I tRNA ligase family protein codes for MARFQNHRRTVVIAPPPTPNGDLHVGHLAGPYLACDVYARYLRAIGRDVVYTTGTDDSQTYVVASARRQGITPESLAAESWHDIRATLAATGMKVDGFAPFDDGYRRTVLDFVGALHDAGRFRQRTASFPYSEKTGEFLMEGLVSGECPKCLAESRGGLCEACGHPNNFNELINPRSTVDPTDVLTTREATILVLPLEEYREQLTAYYDSNSVKLRPHTRQLVQEVLAGPLPDFPITYPTAWGIPAPFPETPDQTINAWVEGMPASMYCTAHAARELGEAPTADDELWLAERDIELVYFLGFDNVYFWGMTHLALLLAHEGRYCVPTAIVSNEFYELEREKFSTSKGHVVWGRDLVAEIPRDQVRFYLALTAPEHQRTNFSRAALEKITHERLTVPWNNLAVRLAKALSELGSAFEPLPVSGEARRRAATMVRRFETTYELDGYSLTRAADLIVSQLARLQERSEQLNDVCDDSAPILLGDLFLEARTLLAAASPILVDLAAAAAEAGGFEAELTISACEVTQVVPFMLPLLSTTVSAG; via the coding sequence ATGGCGCGGTTCCAGAACCACCGGCGTACCGTCGTCATCGCCCCGCCTCCCACCCCCAACGGCGATCTGCACGTCGGTCACCTGGCCGGCCCCTACCTGGCCTGCGATGTGTACGCACGCTACCTGCGCGCCATCGGGCGCGACGTCGTCTACACAACGGGCACCGACGACAGCCAGACCTACGTCGTGGCGAGTGCTCGCCGCCAGGGAATCACCCCTGAGTCCCTGGCCGCCGAGTCCTGGCACGACATCCGCGCCACTCTCGCGGCGACCGGCATGAAGGTGGACGGATTCGCGCCGTTCGACGACGGCTACCGCCGCACCGTGCTCGACTTCGTCGGCGCGCTGCACGACGCCGGCCGGTTTCGGCAGCGAACAGCCAGTTTCCCGTACTCGGAGAAGACGGGCGAGTTCCTGATGGAGGGGCTGGTCAGTGGCGAATGCCCGAAGTGCCTGGCCGAGAGCAGGGGCGGGCTGTGTGAAGCGTGTGGCCATCCCAACAACTTCAACGAGTTGATCAACCCTCGCTCGACCGTGGACCCGACCGACGTCCTGACCACGCGCGAAGCGACCATCCTGGTGCTGCCGCTGGAGGAGTACCGGGAGCAACTCACCGCGTACTACGACAGCAACTCCGTGAAGCTGCGCCCGCATACCCGGCAACTGGTGCAGGAAGTCCTCGCCGGACCGCTGCCCGACTTCCCCATCACATACCCGACCGCATGGGGCATCCCGGCGCCGTTCCCCGAGACCCCGGACCAGACGATCAACGCCTGGGTCGAGGGCATGCCGGCCTCGATGTACTGCACGGCCCATGCCGCGCGCGAGCTGGGTGAAGCGCCGACGGCCGACGACGAGCTCTGGCTGGCGGAGCGGGACATCGAGCTCGTGTACTTCCTGGGCTTCGACAACGTCTACTTCTGGGGCATGACGCACCTGGCCCTGCTGCTGGCACACGAGGGCCGCTACTGCGTCCCGACCGCCATCGTCAGCAACGAGTTCTACGAGCTGGAGAGGGAGAAGTTCTCGACCAGCAAGGGCCACGTCGTCTGGGGGCGTGACCTGGTCGCAGAGATCCCCCGCGACCAGGTGCGCTTCTATCTGGCACTGACCGCTCCGGAGCACCAGCGGACCAACTTCAGCCGGGCCGCACTGGAGAAGATCACCCATGAGCGGCTCACCGTGCCATGGAACAACCTGGCCGTACGGCTCGCCAAGGCCCTGTCCGAGCTCGGGTCCGCCTTCGAACCGCTCCCGGTCTCCGGGGAGGCCCGTAGGCGCGCGGCCACGATGGTGCGGCGCTTCGAGACCACCTACGAGCTGGACGGCTACAGCCTCACCCGGGCAGCCGACCTGATCGTCAGCCAGCTCGCCCGGCTCCAAGAGCGTTCGGAACAGCTGAACGACGTCTGCGACGACAGCGCCCCGATCCTGCTGGGCGATCTGTTCCTTGAGGCGCGCACACTGCTGGCGGCAGCCTCGCCGATCCTGGTGGACCTGGCGGCTGCCGCGGCCGAGGCGGGCGGCTTCGAGGCAGAGCTGACCATCTCCGCCTGCGAGGTCACCCAGGTGGTGCCGTTCATGCTGCCACTGCTCAGCACCACCGTGAGTGCAGGCTGA
- a CDS encoding NAD(P)/FAD-dependent oxidoreductase, translated as MAASNTAARATPGDRLRITVVGGGVIGLLTALECATAGADVVLVEQGRLPHRRSASYDRHRIVRALHPQDASATRAAVGAAARWAELTRLLGGGLFHRSGALTVMATNQADAASALLVESGGRSRTLGPAELARAYGRLRLPAGASAVLEPDGGVLLADRVLEALVAILNKTPGVQLLPQNEATRFDPCSGEVRLASGESLHSDRVVVAAGPWSREVLPAEAVKGTQLFRQTLLYCQLPSETARSWAGTPAVPALGTAAGAWLIPPVGDTPLKLTAATACRPAKRIDGHAAPGFWREHLTDMFHDLVVGFRADWITGAYDAYYLADAETGGPRLVELDGGRSWAYAACGGSSFKFAPVIASSLADRVLGRPVTPTGLTHLDQRSPTRSL; from the coding sequence ATGGCAGCCTCCAACACTGCCGCTCGGGCCACACCGGGGGACCGATTGCGTATCACCGTGGTCGGTGGTGGGGTCATCGGACTGCTGACCGCTCTGGAGTGCGCGACAGCGGGGGCGGATGTGGTCCTGGTCGAGCAAGGCCGCCTTCCGCACCGCCGCAGTGCGTCGTACGACCGGCATCGCATCGTTCGCGCGCTGCACCCGCAGGACGCATCGGCAACACGCGCGGCGGTGGGCGCCGCGGCCCGATGGGCGGAGCTCACCCGGCTGCTCGGCGGCGGACTGTTCCACCGGTCCGGAGCCCTGACTGTCATGGCGACGAACCAGGCGGACGCTGCATCGGCGCTGCTCGTCGAATCGGGCGGCCGCTCGCGCACATTGGGGCCTGCGGAGCTGGCGCGGGCATACGGCCGGCTCCGTCTCCCCGCCGGAGCGTCCGCCGTCCTCGAACCGGATGGTGGTGTACTGCTTGCCGACCGGGTGCTCGAGGCGCTGGTCGCGATCCTGAACAAGACACCTGGTGTGCAGCTGCTGCCGCAGAACGAAGCGACCCGGTTCGACCCTTGTTCGGGTGAGGTACGGCTCGCCTCCGGCGAATCTCTGCACAGCGATCGCGTCGTCGTTGCCGCCGGCCCGTGGTCTCGCGAGGTGCTTCCCGCGGAAGCCGTCAAGGGCACCCAACTGTTCCGACAGACGCTGCTCTACTGCCAGCTTCCTTCTGAGACGGCACGCTCCTGGGCCGGAACACCGGCCGTCCCGGCGCTCGGCACCGCAGCCGGCGCCTGGCTGATTCCGCCGGTGGGCGACACGCCGCTGAAGCTCACCGCGGCGACCGCCTGCCGACCTGCGAAGCGCATCGACGGGCATGCGGCACCCGGCTTCTGGCGCGAACACCTCACCGACATGTTCCACGACCTGGTGGTCGGTTTTCGGGCGGACTGGATCACCGGTGCGTACGACGCCTATTACCTGGCGGACGCCGAGACCGGTGGACCGCGGCTGGTCGAACTGGACGGCGGCCGGTCCTGGGCGTACGCCGCCTGTGGGGGAAGTTCCTTCAAGTTCGCACCAGTGATCGCCAGTTCACTGGCCGATCGAGTTCTGGGAAGGCCCGTCACGCCCACGGGCCTGACCCATCTCGACCAACGCTCCCCGACGCGTTCTCTCTGA
- a CDS encoding MFS transporter — MTVSPQAPASAVTAASPPANRAERLLIPATFITCLGNSIQIIAASLLVVQAEQTAMSVGWLFIAVAAPQALLSVWFGRLADRFDRRMLCLVCDLLSAAGAVALPVWLLLGGPTDTAVYATNLALATVSALFIPASNALVKERVHPERLGKFNARFEVATQAGTLLSTGIGGMLVQLFGAKPLFFFNGLTFLLSAVCWIFVGRKPMAAAAQDVAGGDDVSVAEASPVVRLGLLYAIGNIIVTVSNALVVVLVVQAFKQGAGVLGVVDALAGVGVVIAAAVYGKLSGRLGELHLMLLGYLGCALFITLQPRFGTIGLMMLLPLGALTFGLARISARTLLMKATTEDRAGSVFGATNAFGLAASAGAALAITMLSDHTHVKYGYLSLGVLVAVVASITIGSVRRLYGKQSTGTFAS; from the coding sequence ATGACCGTCAGTCCACAGGCACCCGCGAGCGCCGTCACGGCCGCATCGCCTCCGGCGAACCGCGCCGAACGGCTGCTCATACCCGCCACATTCATCACGTGCCTGGGCAACAGCATCCAGATCATCGCTGCCTCTCTCCTGGTCGTTCAGGCCGAGCAGACCGCAATGTCGGTCGGATGGCTGTTCATCGCGGTGGCGGCTCCACAGGCGTTGCTGTCCGTATGGTTCGGACGACTGGCTGATCGCTTCGATCGGCGGATGCTGTGTTTGGTCTGCGATCTGCTCAGTGCGGCCGGTGCCGTGGCGCTCCCGGTCTGGCTCCTTCTCGGCGGGCCGACGGACACTGCCGTCTACGCGACCAATCTCGCACTGGCAACAGTCAGCGCGCTGTTCATCCCCGCCAGCAACGCTCTGGTCAAGGAGCGCGTCCACCCCGAGCGGCTGGGGAAGTTCAACGCGAGATTCGAGGTCGCCACCCAGGCGGGCACCCTGCTCTCCACGGGGATCGGCGGCATGCTCGTCCAGCTGTTCGGAGCCAAGCCACTCTTCTTCTTCAACGGCCTGACGTTCCTGCTGTCAGCGGTGTGCTGGATCTTCGTCGGCCGTAAGCCGATGGCGGCTGCGGCGCAGGATGTGGCGGGAGGGGACGATGTATCGGTGGCTGAGGCGTCGCCAGTGGTCCGGCTCGGCCTGCTCTACGCGATCGGCAACATCATCGTCACGGTGAGCAATGCGCTGGTCGTCGTCCTGGTCGTCCAGGCGTTCAAGCAAGGCGCGGGGGTGCTCGGCGTGGTCGACGCGCTGGCCGGCGTGGGGGTGGTCATCGCGGCAGCCGTGTACGGCAAGCTCAGCGGCCGGCTCGGCGAGCTCCACCTCATGCTGCTCGGATACCTGGGATGCGCCCTTTTCATCACGTTGCAGCCTCGATTCGGCACCATCGGACTGATGATGCTCCTCCCCCTGGGGGCGCTCACCTTCGGCTTGGCCCGCATCTCGGCGCGGACGCTCCTCATGAAGGCGACGACGGAAGACCGGGCGGGGAGCGTCTTCGGTGCCACGAACGCATTCGGCCTCGCTGCCAGCGCGGGCGCCGCACTCGCCATCACCATGCTCTCCGACCACACCCATGTGAAGTACGGCTACCTGTCCCTGGGCGTCCTGGTCGCAGTCGTCGCGAGCATCACGATCGGCTCGGTCCGGCGCCTGTACGGCAAGCAGTCGACGGGCACCTTCGCGTCCTAG